One Zingiber officinale cultivar Zhangliang chromosome 10B, Zo_v1.1, whole genome shotgun sequence genomic window, TTATCAAGCCATGCTAGTAACAACTATTTAGGGGATAGAATAACACAAGTATTGGCTTGATGTTATCACCATCATCAAGCTATGTCGTTGCCAATTATTTGGGGTTACAGTACAAAAATATGCCCATGTTTCAATTGTTAGTTGAATGCTTGATCTAATTGCCTTTGATAGGTAAATTTCATAGTGAAGCTACTTACAGTTGGGGGCGACGTCTTAACATTGCAATTGGAGCCGCACAAGGTTTGTTAGTCTATCCATCCCTATATATCTACTCATTAAGTCTTTTGTTATCCTCTTGATCCCAAACTAGTGAGTTTAATAATACAATACGCAGGATTGGAGTATTTACACACTGCATGCAACCCACCACTCATCCATAGAGATGTGAAGAGTTCAAATATCTTGTTGAGTGAAAGTCTAGAGGCCAAAGTAGCAGACTTCGGACTGTCAAAGTCTTTCAACATGGACAACCGTACTCAAATGCCTAATGCATCTGCAGTGGTTGGTACACCTGGCTATATTGATCCAGAGTAAGGTTCCTGCTCTTGCCTTTTTCATGTTCATTTGAACTATTTATATTGGAAACCCCAGATGGAAGCTAAGTTGGCTATGCTAACTCTCTTAATTACATAGGTACTCTTCGTCCAACCAAATTAGCGAGAAGAGTGATGTCTATAGCTTCGGAGTGATTATCCTTGAATTGATTACAGGCCAGCCTCCTGTGGTGCGAGCTATGAATTCTAATGCTATCAGTTTAGTTCAATGGGTACGCCAAAGGCTTGCCAAAGAGGACATTGAGAACATTGTCGATAGAAATCTAAGAATGGGGCACGACATAAATTCCATTTGGAAGGCTGTTGATCTTGCATTGCGATGCACAGAGCTAGATCATCGTCAGAGGCCAACTATGGCTCATGCTGTGAAGGAGCTTAATGAGAGTTTGGAATTAGAATGTGCTTATTCTGGGGATTTTTCAACTGGAAGAAGCCAGACTAATACCATAAGTGTTGCTTTTGAAGTCGAACCACCACCGTTCTTTGCACCAGGAGCGAGATAAAAAATATTGCAAAGAAATTGAGTTGTCCGCTATTTGAAAGCTTGATATATCTTGTATTGGGTTTGTGATGTAACAATTAAACTTGAAGTTGGTTTGATTTAGAACGTGTATGTTGTGATGTGGTATTTTATGATAATAATGTACGGAAACAAGTCTCATTGCGATGAAAGTCTGTTCCAAATTCAAGAACTTGGCAACACTTTACTTTTATAGCCTTTGCCACCTTAGCTTCTTGATATGTTGAAAACATTACTCTATATTACAAGAAATTGATATGTTGAATAGGGTCCTAAATGAGTCGAGCCGAGTTGAGTCAAGTTTTGGggtgtttaagcttgtttgataaaaTAACTGAGTCAAGCTAAGCTAAGTCCagcttaaaatgaactaagcttttgaaatgattattcaatcttggcttgatttattttttatgagcttgagtttgtttgaagcttgacttgagcttgatttgtttagatgttatcgagctctcaattcaaacttgattcgtttagatattatcgagctctcacttcaaacttgtttgaatattgttgaaacttttagttgtttgattggttattgagcttgataatttaaatttttttgtttattttatttaattatttatttagcatattgaaaagagttttattaataaatatgattcatGAATATTGTTTACGAATGTTGTTTACGAgcattgttcacgaatgttaacaAGTTAAAcatgtgttcaaacttatttgtttaatttaacgagcggttcaaatttatttatttaattaatgttatatatattgaacgaacatagaTAAACTCTTATCAAGATAAACACTAAATTTATTTACGaatatttaattcatttataACCCTAATGTTTAACACAGCCAGAACTTTCCCCAAGCCAACCATAATCTTCCAAAGCTATAAGAAACGGTGCATGCCAATTTCAACAtcgatgaaagaaaaaaaattgtgtGAAAGGAACTAGCGGGTCAATGAAGAAACCTACGAGTGGAAGAAGAATCTGCAATGGCCCAGTTTTGTCTGTATCTACCTCATCACCTTTGAACTGATCGAGAAAAAGGCTATTTGACCACCTATGCAAGTGAATGAACAAATGACCGATGGAAAATTTAATTGAATGGGTCGTTCAGTGTATTTATAAATGTGGTATTTTATGATAATAATGTACGGAAACAAGTCTACTTGTGATGAAGTCAGTTCTAAATTCAAGATCTTGGCGACACTTTGCTTTTAAAGCCTTTACCACCTTAGCTTCTGATAGGtctaaaaatttagaattttattcTCTGTACTGTATATTACAAGAAACTGATATGTTGAACACAGCCGAAGCTTCCCCGAAGCTAGATAATGCTTGGCCATTTCCATCAGcacaatctttaaaaaaaaaaaaaaaaaaaaaaacggtgCATGCCAATCTCAACGAAAGAATTTAAGTGTGAAAGGAACTAGAGGGTCAACAAAGAAGCCTACGACTAGAAGTGGAAGAAGATTCTGCCATGGCCAAGCTTTGTCTTTTCTCTACATCTTCACCTTTGAATTGATGGGAAAAAGAAGGATATTTAACCATGCAAGTGATGCTTTATCATGGATGATCATGTAGGTAAATAGTACATAAGGTTACCATGAGATTTAggattcgaatctcgataaaattgAAGTAAATGTCTTTCTtatatgttagtcattattccaaaggctaatagtcgcttgtgatttatctcctccgtgttgactcTGAAACGAATTGACGGAGATGTTAggggcgaacgtattcaccttttatcaCCATAAATCAACAAATGATGTTCCCTCGGAGTGATATTTTGGAGTCGAAACTTAATATTTTAGAGTCGAAACTTAACATGTATGAATAGTTCTTTCTCTATGTCTTGATCATCTATACTATCTATACTAGAATATGTTCAGACATGTTAAATTTTAATCCCAAAACTTCTTGTAAATCGACAAAATATATTAGATTAATGTAATATATTCCAGAGTTGTAAGATTATGCATTAGCCATCTCTTTCTTTCCCatctcaattcaattcatttccAATTTCAACAGTGCGAGCGAGCTTCAACGAGTCTCTAATGGTTCACTCAGCAATTAAGTCAGACGGCGTTACTGAGCACACATGAACTCGGAAGCGgtccaaagaagaggaggtggCACCTCCCCCAGCATCTCCCCGCTCCCGTAGTCACCCAGCAGCTCGCTCAGAAATCCCAAGTCAAACTCTGACAGCAGCGTGTCCTCCTCGCCGGCCGGCCAATTCCTGTCACGCCTGCTGCTTCCGTTGCCGTCGTCGGCCGTGATGGTGGACGAAGACATGGAGCCTTCTTGATCGTTTATCATGGAGTTAATGTAATTGGAGGAGAATAGTGGCGAGTACAGTTTAGAGATGGAATCCGTGGTGTGACTACTAGACTCTGACTTGACTGCGGCGGCGGGGAGCAAAGCAGGCGGTGGAGTTGTAGATGGATCCATCGTGGCGGTCGTGTTGTAACTTGACATGATCATCTTCTTCTTGAGCTTGGTGTTCCAGTAGTTCTTTATATCGTTGTCTGTTCTTCCGCGGAGATGGGAGGCGATGATCGACCACCTAATTTCAAGACTTTAAACATATTAGCAAAGATTGCTCTTCAATTAAACTGTTGAGATGGTTGAATGCATCACCTGCTGCCGAGTTTACGGTAAAGGGAAAAAATGATGTCGTCTTCTTCCTCTGTGAATCCACCGCGCTTGATGTTAGGCCTGAGATAGTTCAGCCATCTCAAACGGCAGCTCTTCCCGCAGCGATTGAGTCCTGAAATATTTAAGCAACAATCAAAAAGGGAATAGGGCATCAAATTCATTAGTTAGCTCCTCATCCTTTCGGTTTTAAAAAGGGATTTTGATGCGAATGCaagcaagaaacaaaaaaaaattagtaagAAGAAAACCTGCTTTGAGGGGCAGGGCAATCCAGTTGCCACCGGTTCCATGCTTCTCTATGTAACTCCGGAGAACCGCATCCTCCTCTGGTAACCACGGCCCTCGCTTCACGTTGGCCTTGTCGCAGCACGGGGCTCTCCCCATCGATGGACCAACTCAAGACCAAGTACTTCTCCTAGAGAAGGACAGGAACAGGGGAAAAGGAGAAGAACAGAGGAAAAAAAATGGAAGCTTTCTTGATCCACTACGACCTAATGCTTCGGCTGTGAGTTTATAGGGACAGATCTACGACTGCTTCCTGTCGTTTcctaattgataattttaatcaGAGTTTGATTCGAGACAAGAAATTTCTAAGAAAATTAACTTAGTCAAACGACTGTGCATGACTCCATCTGAGAAGAAGCTTCTGAAGTAAAAGAAGTCACCAGAGAGATTAAAATATCAGTCATGAAGGCAAAGAACTTTAAATTAAACAATAGATAAAAATAGATGTAACAACAGTTCTGAATGAAAAATGAGTTGCCATTCACCTTGAACACTTGTTTGCAGGAAAGTGCCCATAAAAAAATTTCAGACAGATGCGGAGAATTAACTTGTTTGCACTGAATAAGAGACAAATAGAAGTTACAATTCTTGTTGCAAAGAAAATTTCGGAAATAGAAAAGTTGCATAcgtgaaaaatataaatattgttTACTGAGCTGccaaaagagatttttttttttcaacccaaaaaatttctcttttcagTTCAGGATATTCAcgatctcctcttcttctttatttaTGAGCTAGTTAACGCAAACGTTAATTCACGATGGATGTTTTTATTTGAAAGCTCACTTCAATAGTTCAATCCTTCACCAGTTCTGATACCCATCCCAAGTCCGGGGCCGCAGCGGATTCCGCCTCTGCTTCCTCCCTCCGGCGGCACTCAAGAAGCTTCGCCGTCATGCTCCAAGCGTCGGCTGCAGCCTCCTCTGCTATGTCTCTCGTCTCTGCCGTCCGTAGAGCCCTCGCAGCGGAAGCCGGACGCCTCGTTTCAAACGG contains:
- the LOC122028545 gene encoding transcription factor RAX2-like, translated to MGRAPCCDKANVKRGPWLPEEDAVLRSYIEKHGTGGNWIALPLKAGLNRCGKSCRLRWLNYLRPNIKRGGFTEEEDDIIFSLYRKLGSRWSIIASHLRGRTDNDIKNYWNTKLKKKMIMSSYNTTATMDPSTTPPPALLPAAAVKSESSSHTTDSISKLYSPLFSSNYINSMINDQEGSMSSSTITADDGNGSSRRDRNWPAGEEDTLLSEFDLGFLSELLGDYGSGEMLGEVPPPLLWTASEFMCAQ